A portion of the Nitratidesulfovibrio termitidis HI1 genome contains these proteins:
- a CDS encoding lysophospholipid acyltransferase family protein, whose amino-acid sequence MTNADIPTPNMPVPNIPVPDMPVPFKGDTYTTPADAAGPIARMFPTLAYYPMMAGIVCRAAAAAVRGEYPAAAWVGSSLEVVRALERTGVRLLIEGMEHFTRLEGPCVFVGNHMSTLETFVLPSIIQPHKDVTFVVKQSLADYPVFKHVLRTRDPITVGRVNPRDDLAAVLEGGEERLKRGISVIIFPQATRSDTLDPKTFNSIGVKLARRAGVPVVPLALKSDAWGTGWPIKDFGPIRPQRTVHFRFAAPLAVSGNGKEEQAAVYAFIEGCLAEWRNEIRAISS is encoded by the coding sequence ATGACCAACGCCGACATCCCCACTCCCAACATGCCCGTGCCCAACATACCCGTGCCTGACATGCCCGTGCCGTTCAAGGGCGATACATACACCACCCCTGCCGACGCGGCTGGCCCCATCGCCCGGATGTTTCCCACACTTGCCTACTACCCGATGATGGCAGGCATCGTGTGCCGCGCGGCGGCAGCGGCCGTGCGTGGGGAATATCCTGCTGCGGCGTGGGTGGGCAGCAGTCTGGAGGTGGTCCGCGCGCTGGAGCGCACCGGGGTGCGCCTGCTCATAGAAGGCATGGAACATTTCACACGCCTGGAAGGGCCGTGCGTGTTCGTGGGCAACCACATGAGCACGCTGGAAACCTTCGTGCTGCCCTCCATCATCCAGCCGCACAAGGATGTGACCTTCGTGGTCAAGCAGAGCCTGGCCGACTACCCTGTGTTCAAGCATGTGCTGCGCACGCGCGATCCTATCACCGTGGGACGCGTGAACCCGCGCGACGATCTGGCTGCCGTGCTGGAAGGCGGCGAGGAACGGCTGAAGCGAGGAATTTCCGTCATCATCTTTCCGCAGGCCACGCGCAGCGACACCCTGGACCCGAAGACCTTCAACTCCATCGGGGTCAAGCTGGCGCGCCGTGCCGGTGTGCCCGTGGTGCCGCTGGCCCTGAAGAGCGATGCCTGGGGCACCGGCTGGCCCATCAAGGATTTTGGCCCCATCCGCCCCCAGCGCACGGTGCACTTCCGCTTTGCCGCCCCCCTTGCCGTTTCCGGCAACGGCAAGGAGGAGCAGGCCGCCGTGTACGCCTTCATAGAAGGCTGCCTTGCCGAATGGCGCAATGAAATTCGTGCAATTTCATCTTGA
- a CDS encoding glycosyl transferase family 2, with product MPETTPRYSIITPSRGDRPVALGLAIDSVRAAMERAELAPGDTEMLIGFDGVKGERVRPDGFVRWFDFRPDKDYGNAIRNGLLRAARGRRILFLDDDNSLTPEAFLIYEAYPDVDLLIARIDVSLAHKAAYLPVIEEGRDPVWQSNIDPLCLCMTRELAVVRCEGWQGRSYEADYRNMLRYYRRARSVQFTDRTVGIYDSGRGLDAGGLNFRQVKKEQESAAS from the coding sequence ATGCCCGAAACCACGCCGCGATATTCCATCATCACCCCCAGCAGAGGCGACCGTCCGGTAGCCTTGGGGCTGGCCATCGACAGCGTGCGGGCGGCCATGGAACGGGCCGAGTTGGCCCCCGGCGACACGGAAATGCTGATCGGCTTTGACGGCGTGAAGGGTGAACGGGTGCGGCCCGACGGCTTCGTGCGCTGGTTCGACTTCCGGCCCGACAAGGACTACGGCAACGCCATCCGCAATGGCCTGCTGCGGGCCGCGCGCGGCAGGCGCATCCTGTTCCTGGACGACGACAACTCGCTGACGCCGGAAGCATTCCTCATCTATGAAGCATACCCGGACGTGGACCTGCTCATCGCGCGCATCGACGTAAGCCTGGCCCACAAGGCCGCCTACCTGCCGGTGATCGAGGAAGGACGCGATCCGGTGTGGCAGAGCAACATCGACCCGCTGTGCCTGTGCATGACCCGCGAGCTTGCCGTGGTGCGTTGCGAAGGCTGGCAGGGTCGCAGCTACGAGGCGGACTATCGCAACATGCTGCGCTATTACCGCCGCGCCCGCAGCGTGCAGTTCACCGACCGCACCGTGGGCATCTACGATTCCGGGCGGGGTCTGGACGCGGGCGGGCTGAATTTCCGGCAAGTGAAAAAGGAGCAGGAAAGCGCCGCGTCCTGA